The Xiphophorus couchianus chromosome 14, X_couchianus-1.0, whole genome shotgun sequence genome includes a region encoding these proteins:
- the LOC114157984 gene encoding protein mono-ADP-ribosyltransferase PARP14-like — protein MNDFTKGQRLSYPGNTNIVILKGPGNTRPTNPHGQNTSDLERRINLPQDVITFIKSSNAIRKYQTLFQQRFRNPVFIEVGSDLVLFCKCPHDLDEAQAQLVGDLSVEIEKLQVVAAVPPDTDRIKETLMKAKTDLNRDELRVDFSFIPGQGATTVAKVRLVGYTEYVKNLRGVLQDYLLNQVFTKEVLNLQHPEMVDCFGKILELISIKQTQVTLKQSLLPKPCVAISGPRCHVQEAHKALRSGLASLTLEKLVLDGPGAVRYFQAEGKTSKELVESSCKVLIQERQVSAPRQFIFSIPSLRHTTKTSQQSSFLFVGLQRKNVDDALTKIKNLYQDHSATKTFTNQDLADLTEEDMKKLMNLIKTQDLYVQEDPLSQGGLTVSGLKAGVNQVDQMLQTLIPLKKEMRAKEEENLYPRIAWCILGQNGTWERLPKTGNYNLEKRNTTKSIVDPHGVTWSVNLLKMEARRDLTGQTAKLKRLENLPDFTFPLYWDKMSNTKCLEEVLLDPSSAEYRTIQQAFNKTAQNTIVKIERLQNVHLRRTYEMQKKHISEKNKNEGGVVERLLYHGTSQENLNSIKTKGFNRSFSGRNATLYGQGTYFAVNASYSVGYSNPAADGTQTMFVARVLTGLFTLGRSDMRMPPPRNSQQPDDRYDSLVDNINNPTMFVVFHDN, from the exons ATGAATGATTTCACCAAAGGTCAGCGTCTGTCTTACCCAGGAAATACAAATATAGTCATCTTGAAAGGACCTGGCAACACAAGACCTACTAACCCCCATGGACAAAACACAAGTGATTTAGAGAGGAGAATAAATCTACCTCAAGATGTAATAACCTTTATTAAATCCAGTAATGCCATTCGTAAGTACCAGACACTCTTCCAGCAGCGGTTCAGGAATCCCGTGTTCATAGAGGTTGGGTCAGACTTGGTCTTGTTTTGTAAGTGCCCTCATGACCTGGATGAGGCTCAGGCACAATTGGTGGGGGATCTGAGTGTGGAGATTGAGAAGCTCCAAGTCGTTGCCGCTGTTCCTCCAGATACAGACAGAATCAAAGAAACCCTCATGAAAGCCAAGACGGACCTAAACCGTGATGAGCTCAGGGTGGACTTCAGCTTCATCCCTGGGCAAGGTGCAACCACGGTGGCCAAAGTACGCCTGGTGGGCTACACTGAATATGTGAAGAATCTCAGAGGTGTTCTTCAGGATTACCTGTTGAATCaggtttttacaaaagaagTGCTGAACCTGCAACATCCTGAAATGGTTGACTGCTTTGGCAAAATCCTAGAACTGATTAGCATTAAGCAAACACAAGTTACTTTGAAACAATCCCTTCTTCCCAAGCCCTGTGTAGCTATCTCTGGCCCCCGTTGCCACGTGCAGGAGGCCCATAAGGCTCTTAGGTCCGGATTAGCCAGTCTGACATTAGAAAAGTTGGTTTTAGATGGTCCGGGAGCTGTGCGTTACTTCCAGGCAGAAGGTAAAACGAGCAAAGAACTGGTTGAGAGCTCCTGTAAAGTTCTGATCCAGGAACGTCAAG TATCAGCACcaagacaatttattttttcaatccCAAGTCTTCGTCATACTACAAAAACCAGTCAGCAATCCTCTTTCCTGTTTGTGGGCcttcagagaaaaaatgttgatgatgcCCTAACAAAGATTAAGAATCTGTACCAAGACCACAGCGCCACAAAAACTTTCACCAATCAGGATCTGGCAGACCTCACAGAGGAAGACATGAAAAAGTTGATGAACCTAATAAAGACTCAGGACTTGTATGTACAGGAGGACCCCTTAAGCCAGGGGGGCTTAACGGTGAGCGGGTTGAAAGCTGGCGTCAACCAGGTGGACCAGATGCTCCAAACACTCATTCCTCTTAAGAAAGAAATGAGAGCcaaagaggaggaaaatctgtACCCTCGCATAGCTTGGTGTATCCTGGGACAAAACGGTACCTGGGAGAGGCTCCCCAAAACAGGCAATTATAATCTGGAAAAGCGTAACACCACAAAAAGCATAGTGGACCCACATGGGGTTACCTGGAGTGTGAATCTACTGAAGATGGAGGCCAGAAGAGATTTAACTGGACAGACGGCCAAGTTGAAACGACTTGAGAATTTGCCAG ACTTTACATTTCCGCTGTACTGGGACAAAATGTCTAATACTAAATGTTTGGAAGAAGTGCTGCTGGATCCTTCATCTGCAGAGTATCGAACCATCCAGCAGGCATTCAACAAAACTGCCCAAAACACCATTGTGAAG ATTGAACGCTTACAGAACGTTCACCTGCGGCGCACGTATGAAATGCAGAAGAAACACATctctgaaaagaacaaaaatgaaggTGGAGTAGTTGAAAGACTTCTGTACCACGGGACAAGCCAGGAAAACCTCAACTCCATCAAAACCAAAGGGTTCAACAGGAGCTTTTCTGGAAGAAATG CTACTTTATATGGTCAAGGAACCTACTTTGCTGTAAATGCCAGCTACTCAGTGGGCTACTCCAATCCCGCAGCAGACGGTACTCAAACCATGTTCGTGGCCCGAGTCCTGACAGGCCTTTTCACTCTGGGCCGTAGCGACATGAGGATGCCTCCGCCTCGCAACAGCCAGCAACCCGATGACCGCTACGACAGCTTGGTGGATAATATCAACAACCCCACCATGTTTGTTGTGTTCCACGATAACTAA